One window from the genome of Candidatus Synechococcus calcipolaris G9 encodes:
- a CDS encoding IS5 family transposase (programmed frameshift), producing MPYPSDLSDQQWQILEPLLPDQKPGGRKRRVDLRAVCNAIFYHLKTGCQWRMLPSEFPPYSTVYFYYRSWQVEGVWSRINQTLIRQRREHVGKHPLPTVVAVDSQSVKTTEKRGVYGFDGGKKVKGRKRHIIVDSLGQMLKVIVTEANGSDRVGAAYGLMQWRDHYPEMVENVHTVLADAGYRGDRFRLWVWSLVQAAVEIRENLKGEFEVVAKPWVVECTFGWLNVYRRLSKDYELLPEVSESAIYAVMVHLTLRYLAPA from the exons ATGCCATACCCCAGTGACCTCTCAGACCAGCAATGGCAAATCCTTGAACCGTTGCTCCCAGATCAAAAGCCCGGTGGTCGGAAACGGCGAGTAGACTTAAGAGCAGTATGCAATGCCATCTTCTATCACCTGAAAACGGGCTGCCAATGGCGGATGCTACCGAGTGAGTTTCCCCCCTACTCCACCGTCTACTTTTATTACCGCAGTTGGCAAGTGGAGGGCGTTTGGTCACGCATCAATCAAACCCTCATCCGGCAAAGACGAGAGCATGTCGGCAAACATCCGTTACCCACCGTGGTCGCTGTGGATTCTCAATCCGTCAAGACCACGGAAAAAAGGGGG GTCTATGGCTTTGATGGAGGCAAGAAGGTGAAAGGACGCAAGCGTCATATCATTGTCGATTCCCTCGGTCAGATGCTCAAGGTGATTGTGACAGAAGCGAATGGGTCAGATCGAGTTGGCGCAGCCTATGGTTTGATGCAGTGGCGAGATCATTATCCCGAAATGGTGGAGAACGTGCATACCGTGTTGGCGGATGCCGGATATCGGGGAGACCGATTTCGCTTGTGGGTGTGGTCACTGGTGCAAGCAGCCGTAGAAATCCGAGAGAATCTCAAGGGAGAGTTTGAGGTGGTTGCAAAGCCTTGGGTGGTAGAGTGCACGTTTGGGTGGTTAAATGTCTATCGACGATTGAGCAAGGACTACGAGTTGTTGCCTGAAGTCTCTGAGTCAGCCATCTATGCGGTAATGGTTCACCTGACACTACGCTACCTTGCCCCTGCTTAA
- a CDS encoding DUF29 family protein encodes MNSEVTTEMVSLYDIDFQCWLGETVAQLRGHDFNNLDLENLIEEIEGLGKAEGNRIPFWLDLPRT; translated from the coding sequence ATGAACTCTGAAGTGACGACAGAAATGGTGTCTTTATATGACATCGATTTCCAATGTTGGTTAGGGGAAACGGTAGCACAGCTGCGGGGCCATGATTTTAACAATCTTGACCTAGAAAATTTAATCGAGGAGATCGAAGGCTTGGGTAAAGCTGAAGGCAACCGAATTCCCTTCTGGCTTGATTTACCAAGAACCTGA
- a CDS encoding Uma2 family endonuclease has translation MSTATELKADQNVWTDEEFMALPQDGHRYEIVNGELIDMGNSGALHGYVCSLLLTALASYSLSNKLGAIFDSSTAFTMKNGNKRSPDISFFAKERLQGITELPTGFLDGAPDLAVEVLSPGNTVEEIHDKLVEYFENGTRLAWIIHPNEHYILAYRCAQEPDRLLKSIDSLDGEEVVPGFTLPVADLFQGLSF, from the coding sequence GTGTCTACTGCAACTGAACTAAAAGCTGATCAAAACGTGTGGACTGATGAAGAATTTATGGCATTGCCCCAAGACGGCCATCGCTATGAAATTGTCAATGGAGAATTGATTGATATGGGAAACTCAGGCGCATTGCATGGCTATGTCTGTAGCCTTCTGCTAACTGCTTTAGCCAGCTATAGTTTATCTAACAAGCTTGGAGCTATATTTGATTCCAGTACTGCCTTCACCATGAAAAATGGCAATAAACGTTCTCCTGACATCTCTTTCTTTGCCAAAGAACGCTTGCAAGGAATAACTGAACTCCCCACAGGGTTTCTAGATGGTGCGCCTGATCTGGCGGTTGAAGTGCTATCCCCTGGCAATACGGTAGAAGAAATCCACGACAAACTGGTGGAATACTTCGAGAATGGTACCCGTTTAGCTTGGATTATTCACCCTAATGAACACTATATTCTAGCTTATCGTTGTGCCCAAGAACCCGATCGCCTGCTGAAATCCATCGATTCCTTAGATGGGGAAGAGGTAGTTCCCGGATTTACGTTGCCCGTCGCTGATTTATTTCAAGGACTCTCATTCTAG